Proteins from a genomic interval of Zingiber officinale cultivar Zhangliang chromosome 1B, Zo_v1.1, whole genome shotgun sequence:
- the LOC121971180 gene encoding transcription factor MYB83-like, whose translation MRKPADALTAGCDLMTGGIGGSNHSNSCKLRKGLWSPEEDDKLMNYMMRNGQGCWSDVARNAGLQRCGKSCRLRWINYLRPDLKRGAFSVQEEELILHLHSILGNRWSQIAARLPGRTDNEIKNFWNSTIKKRLKISSSAFSDNIGSEQKSTKLETTIDEHEQQNQSMCFDSSSSSSSSLQGNLPSNVSHYDLLPLPEFSWCNAPGRMDHGSYFHEGPTSVAHQVAMACGAYGGVQGMMEIEEGAGEGLMSGREDLFVPDSGQDRQDKYSMDDGSGRNYVVSSGDMISSHVEGGGLVVNWEGGENNVRVGEWELEDLMREVPFPFLDFQAE comes from the exons ATGAGGAAGCCGGCCGATGCCCTGACGGCGGGCTGTGACCTTATGACAGGCGGTATTGGTGGCAGTAACCACAGCAACAGTTGCAAGCTGAGGAAAGGGCTGTGGTCGCCGGAGGAGGACGACAAGCTGATGAACTACATGATGAGGAACGGGCAAGGGTGTTGGAGCGACGTCGCCAGGAATGCTGGCTTGCAGCGATGCGGGAAGAGCTGCCGACTCCGGTGGATCAACTACTTGCGCCCGGATCTCAAGCGCGGCGCCTTCTCCGTCCAAGAGGAGGAGCTCATTCTTCACCTTCATTCCATCCTCGGCAACAG GTGGTCTCAAATTGCAGCTCGACTACCCGGCCGCACCGACAACGAGATCAAGAACTTTTGGAACTCCACCATCAAAAAGAGACTAAAGATCTCATCCTCTGCATTCTCAGACAACATTGGGTCAGAGCAGAAGAGTACTAAACTAGAGACCACGATCGACGAGCATGAGCAGCAAAATCAGAGCATGTGCTTCGACtcgtcgtcgtcttcgtcctcgtCGTTGCAGGGCAATCTGCCGTCTAATGTCAGCCACTATGATCTACTCCCTCTCCCTGAGTTCAGTTGGTGCAATGCGCCGGGCAGGATGGATCACGGCTCCTACTTCCATGAAGGCCCGACTAGCGTGGCTCATCAAGTGGCCATGGCCTGTGGGGCATATGGTGGAGTGCAAGGgatgatggagatagaggaaGGAGCAGGAGAAGGGCTCATGTCAGGACGTGAAGATCTGTTCGTGCCTGACAGCGGCCAAGATCGTCAGGACAAGTACAGCATGGATGATGGGAGTGGAAGAAATTATGTGGTGAGCAGTGGCGACATGATCAGTAGCCATGTCGAAGGAGGTGGATTGGTGGTCAATTGGGAGGGTGGAGAAAACAACGTTAGAGTGGGGGAGTGGGAGTTGGAGGACTTGATGAGAGAGGTCCCTTTTCCTTTCCTTGATTTCCAAGCTGAATGA
- the LOC121971947 gene encoding pescadillo homolog isoform X1: MPLENQDLNVPQVLLVEGIVDKTEANEAAERNRKPMMLEKQYHDELNMELRGITYSSLANVNLDNIVDNGNEDCYLCGRTQRPFTVKKGKRIRLKLLHGREKNAEARKEL, translated from the exons ATGCCTCTAGAAAATCAAGATCTAAATGTTCCTCAGGTTCTTTTGGTTGAAGGAATAGTTGATAAGACAGAAGCTAATGAAGCTGCTGAAAGGAATCGGAAG CCGATGATGCTTGAGAAGCAGTACCATGATGAATTGAACATGGAGCTTCGAGGAATAACATACTCTTCTCTGGCAAATGTGAACTTGGATAACATAGTAGACAATGGCAATGAAGACTGTTACTTGTGCGGAAGAACCCAACGACCTTTCACAG tcaagaaaggaaaaaggataaGGTTAAAGCTTTTGCATGGGCGGGAGAAAAATGCAGAAGCCAGAAAAGAGCTTTGA
- the LOC121971947 gene encoding pescadillo homolog isoform X2 yields MPLENQDLNVPQVLLVEGIVDKTEANEAAERNRKPMMLEKQYHDELNMELRGITYSSLANVNLDNIVDNGNEDCYLCGRTQRPFTDQSRKEKG; encoded by the exons ATGCCTCTAGAAAATCAAGATCTAAATGTTCCTCAGGTTCTTTTGGTTGAAGGAATAGTTGATAAGACAGAAGCTAATGAAGCTGCTGAAAGGAATCGGAAG CCGATGATGCTTGAGAAGCAGTACCATGATGAATTGAACATGGAGCTTCGAGGAATAACATACTCTTCTCTGGCAAATGTGAACTTGGATAACATAGTAGACAATGGCAATGAAGACTGTTACTTGTGCGGAAGAACCCAACGACCTTTCACAG ATCAgtcaagaaaggaaaaaggataa